The genomic segment AAGCGACGCAGCTGaaacgccaccgccggctcCTGCACCGACGCGTGCAGCTGTAGCACGAGAGGGAGATTGTACGCCACGTCGTAGGAGCCATAGTCTCGCAGCTTCGACACGTCGCTCACGTCGAAGCGCGGGGCGGCACCTGACACACCGAAGCCATTACTTCCGTGGCCATCGCCATCCTTAAAAGAAGCGTAGGTGGGCCCAAAAGCCTTGTTAAGCGGTCTCGGCCGCGTCAGACCGGCGTTGCCGCGACCGCTCGTCGTTCGCTGTTGCGCGGGTAGCGTAGAGTGGCCGTAACCACCTTGGTCACACTGCGCTCCACATGCGCCCCCATCGCTCGAGGCAAACATCGGGGGGAACGATAACCTTGTTCCTATCGGCGTCCGGTGGAACTCCGAGGGGTCGCGCCGCAGGGGCACGCTGAGATCCAGCTCAGGGTCCTCCACCAGCTGCGCACGGAGCCCGTCCTCGTCGGACGATCCGCCGGTCTCCTCTATAGCCTCCAGAAGTATCTGCTGCTCCGGATCCTCAGCAAGTCCTGCTGACGCTACTGCTGGTCTTGCTGCCCTCCCGTCCTTCGCCTCTAGGGTCACAGGTGTCCGCGAACCACCGGGGCACCGCATGTTCTCGGAGCGGCGGTAGCTGCTACGAATTCGGCGTTTGGCTCCCTCAAAGTTATGCAACAGCGCCTCGTAGCGCTGttgcagctcctgcagcgtctcgTGGTTACTCAGCGGTGCCTTAGCGAGGTACTCCGGGAACTCGAGCGTGGACAAGATTGACATgagctccttcagctcctgcagTACCTCATACGGCGTGTGGAACTCTTCCTGCCGGAGAACGTTGTAGTTgggtcgctgcagcggtgactCTGAGGTGGAAAAGACACGGCTGCCGTGTGGAAAGTCGGTGTCCTGAGCGCCGTGAAAGTTGCGAGAATTGTCTCGGCCGCCAGCCCGctcgctgcgacggcgcaaGGACGGCGGAGGCAGACCACTCGGCCCCGAAGCCTCGCGGTTCTCAGAGTGGTGACTCATCGTTTCACTCATCCTGCGTGCCATCCCATTGCTGCTCTCTTCACCATCGCCACGGTTGTCGTCATGCTCGCTGCCTACCCAGCCACGAAAGCGGTCCAGCGACGGGATcgacagcagctggcggaaGCCTGGGATGTGAAAGAAATGacgtgcggctgcagcagactCGATGTGAAGTAACGACTCGAAGTACCGGTGCTCCTCCCGGAGTAGGCGCTTCGCAACTGACCCCAGCGTTTTGGTGAGGTTGTCATTGAGCACAAtgtcgcagcggcgcacagTCACGCCGGAGGCATGCGTGAGGGCATTGGCCACGACAAGCGCCGTGTTCACAACCCGGTTCTCGTCTGACGCCGTTACCAGCGGCTGACACGTGAACTGAACgaggcgacgcagcggcaggtcgCCTGCGGCGTAGAACCGCGCGAACAACTTTTCACCCATCACATGCGCTTGTAGGATCCCGGACTTGGTCAATACACCGCCCCACTTCACCACGAGCAGGCCCGCCGTCGGCTCGCCCGAGTCGTCGTCCGCGCTACCGCTACCACTGCTATAACGACTtcctgtgccgccgctgccggctcTCCGCCATGCACTACTGCTGTAGTGCAGGTACTTCTGAGGGGAGGTCTGTCCGCTCCCGTCAAACGAGGCAGCACCCGAGACGGACGTCACACGTGCCTTGATCTGGACCTTGAGCCCATCTGGGCGGCTGCGGACAATGGACAAGACGCGCGCCCAGCTCTCTGCCGTGGCTTTGGAAATTCGGCTTGGCAAGCTGCAGGCAGTACCAAGTATCGAAGCATCCAGAATGTCAGCGGACCCCGCCGCACTCACAGCTGAGGTCGGCAGCTCCCAGAGCAACCGCTCGACCGCCACAAAGAACTCTGCCAGCTCATCAACACTGCGCTTCGTCCGGCGCAGGTCACGCCCTTGGAAGGCTAGCCGCAGCAGAGTCGGGTCGTTGAAGAGCagctttttcttctgcttggGTGTCACCTCACCATGACGAATAACGCCTAGCACGCCAACAAGCTGTCGATCAGGCGAGTATGTGGAGAGCTTCTTCAGCGTGGCAAGGTGACGCACAAGGTTgtcctgttgctgctggggtGGAACTCCACCGTCCCCATCGTCTTCATCGTTCATAGCCTCCTCCGATGAGCTTGCAGAGTGAGTAATGGTGGTGTGTCGCGGGTGCGGGGAGGAAACGGAGGCTTCGGCACGCGCTGCCTTGCCTCGACGTTCCTCGGCTTGGTTGGGGGAAGGCGGGGCCACGCTGGGCGCCGTGACCATAATGGGCGATGCATTCAGGCcccgcggcgctgcggcgactgCGGTGCCGCATCCCGAAGCTGAGGTGGCATCCGCTGCCTCTAAAAGCGACAGTAAAGGTGGCACGCGGTCGTCTCCTGTCGGCAGTCGTGCCGCCTGCATCACGACGTCGGTCAAGAAGGCCACGTTGGGGTACGGGGCGGTGTCCACGTTGCCATAGCGCTCCGATATGCACCGCTGCCCAAACGCAATCGCATCCTCCAGCTTCCTGAAGACGACAGGGAATTTACCGGAGGTCGAGATCTGCTCAATCGAGATCCCGTCGTACTCCTCGGGTACATAAATGGGCAGGGCTGCTGAGTCGAGGAGGACCTTCTCCAGTCGCCCGTGGATATCCGTCAGGATGATGCGTCGTGGTCGTGTTGGGTCAGACTTCGAGGTGTCCTCGAGGATGATaggcagcgacgccagcgcagccgcgtcgATGTCGACCACCTTTCCACATGTCACCAGAACAACATCGATAGGTCGCACCtctgctgcgatggcggccATGAGACGCTCCTTGAAGTAGCCGATGTTGATAAAATACAGCGGGGCATCGAAGCGCCACATCAGAATATTCGGGTACACGAGCAGCTCTGGGTCCTTGCGGATGTCGCCGTAGTGAAAGGTCTGCACGTTGAATCCGACGCTCACCGCACGCGGCCGCGCAATGCGGAGCACCACCAGGATGAGAGAAAACGCAATGCCGCTCAGCACACCAATGGTAATGCCGCCGAGCACAGTCAGCAGAAACGTCAGTACCCACACCCCGGCATCCTTACGGCTGTAGCGCCATAGCTGCACCGGCCCAGAGAAGTTCACAAGGCGCCACACACTTGAAATGATAATCGCAGCCAGCGCCTGCTTCGGTAGGTAGTAGAAGACACCGATCCTGGTGAGGAAAAGAATGGTGATTAGGACAACACCACCGGTAGCGTAGGCCGTCAGTGGTGTAATCACGTGCTGCTCAATCAGcacagaggagcagctgaaCGAGTTCGACACCGGCATACCAGACATGACGTTCACAAGCAAGTTGGTGATGCCGCCGGCAAAGAGTTCTGTGTTGGGGTCTACATTTGGCATCactcgctgcgccaccacgtACATCTGCACAAAGCTGATCACAGTGATGGCCAACGTGTAGGGCCCCAGGCCGATGAGGTTATCCATCGGCGGAAAGCGCGGCCAGCTCAGGATAGCCGGGATGTCGCGCACGATTGCCAGGTCCAGCTTCTGATCCAACCGGAAGCCCCATGTCAGGAGGATGgaaacgacgacgacgatgagcTGGTGCGGGATCCAGAGTGGCAGTCGCCTGGCCTTCTTGATCTGGATCAAGTAAGTGCAATACACCATAAAGATAACAAAGCAGTAGAAGCTTTTCGAAGACCCCTGAGACCCAAGCGCGATGAGAGTGTTGATTAAATTGCCGCAGCCCTTGTCCTCTGGCACGACATTGAATATCACCTTCAGCTGTGCTGAGATGGCCAACAGTGCCGCGGCGCATGTATAGCCGTCGCCGACAGCCTTGGCAAAAATGGTCTTTATGACAGTGCCGCAGTCCACAAAGCTAAGCGCCATGCTCAAAATACCCACCTGCAGACCGAGGCTCTGGAATGTGTCCTGGCGCTCCGCGACCGGGATACCTGGAATGGAGATGAGCAGCGTCGTGATCTCCGCCACCGGGCCTATCGACAGCGATGCGCACTGGCCAAACGTACCGTATGAGAAGGAGGCAACAAGGGCCGCGATAAGACCACACGAGAACGGCAGACCCGCGAGACTGGACCACGAGAGACAGGTCGGCACAATCATGACGCCCACAATGAAGCCGGCGATGCCGTCACTGAGAATGATCTCTGGCGTGAGGATGTGGCACCATCGCGAGACGGGCACAAATCGGTAGACGTACTTCATCACCGTCGTCTTCCacatctctctcgccttcacCGAGGGCTCATGACCAGCCCTGGCGAGAATTTCGCTGGCTGTGACATGGGCCATCTCGACGCCTCACCTGACCcgcttgcagcgctgcccttGTGTGTTCGTGTGGGTTAGGTGCCAATATTGGCACATGGACGGAGAAGAAGCCTGCGTGGACTACAAAGCACTACAGGAGTTACTGACACGAAAGGACGAGGGGTACACAACAGCAAAAGTAAATCAGAAAGAAATTGAACCGACGCAAAATTAAGTCGCTTCAatgggaaaagggaaaagggaaaagaggcacgatgtgtgtgtccgtgggtgtgtgtgggtgtggggggaggggggaggcggcgccACGCCAACATAAGCTGCAGTGGAGTGTacgaaagagggggagagagagagagggaggggagtggcggcgcgccgtgaagaagggagaattcagaaaagagaaaacacacagGGAAGGTGAAAACGCGAAGCAGAGCAAAGACCCCCGACCGAGACACAGTGAAGTGGAGAGGGGAATGAGAAGCAGTGCGAAGCAGAAAGTCGGAAGAGCAACAAAacaaaggaagaagaggtgtACGGTGGGCACCCAAGAAGGGCTCAGACACGAaacctcgctgctgcgtcgttTGCTCTCTCGGATCTCACTCTGAGCTTgcacccctcaccctcctccctgagaaaagaaaagcgaggaaGCCCCTCAAGAATTACGCAGGCAagcagcgaaagggaaaacaaaaaaaaaacgcaggTACGCGGGCACCGCACAACGACACCCACAACTCCGCACCGGaacaccaccacagcgaAAGGCAATCGTATCTCTATCACAAGAACAACCgcacaagagaaagcgagaggaggaatCCCTCGCCTCTTGCTGTCGGTCACGCAAGCAAAGAAAGTGAAAAGAACGACACCAATTGAGGAActgcagagaagaagaatgACGCGTGGCAGAAGTTCACAGCCGCGAATAAACAACCAGCGAAAAGACAAAGAACGAGAGTTCGAGACGTGGTCGCGTTGCTggtgaaaaagagggaggacgaggaggaacgTGTATAGAGAGTCCTCTTcggagagcgtgtgtgtggggggggggggagggaggggaggctgGGTGGAGGGAAAGCGGTAGAAAATAAGAGAGAAAGTGCGGAGGAACGAGGTACCCCTTTCGTTGTTCCCTCTACGCGTGTGGTGTGCGCGGGTGGGTTACTCTCTGCACGTGTGGTGTGCTCCTCCTACTTTTTTCCTCAGGTAACGGagaagtggaggaggcaaCGAAAGAAGCGAAGTGGTCCAACAGGCAGGCGAACAGCCGGAGTGCACAGTCATCCCAGtcggggagaaggaaagacgcCCCGCCTCGAACTACCACGTGCGCCACTACACATCATGCTCCAAGGGCATGCCAGACGCGCCTCCTCAACGGCTGAAAGAAGCGACAAAGCGGCAGAGATGCTTCGCACACGCTCGCCAATCAGTTGAGCGGGAAGGCTACATATGAAAGATATGGTGAACAACAATGGTGTATGGCGGAGGGTAATCAAGGTAGAAGTTCAGCACACTGTAGCATCGCCTAGCCCTCTCTGTTCCCATCTACCTCTCCGCATCGTCTACATCGCGCACTACGTCCCACCACGAGTAAAAGAGTCCTTTTCCGCTTTGGCAGTCTCTATTGAAATTGGTGCCatgctgtggtggtgagcTTCTCTCATGCAACCGCTGCCTCGCACTTCAGGAAGGGAAATGGAGAAGACGAGTGCGGACGTTTGCAGTATAAAGCACCACAGATATTCTTCGGCCCCCTTCAGTGCGCCTTCCCTCTTGCTAGACAACATGCGAGGCTAAACACTGCACGAGCCCACCGTCCTGCACCACAGGCCCCATCACCCGGTGCAAAGCACCCACAAGACACGCCTGACAGCAACGCGCGGACACAGCCACCAGagcacgcccccccccctacacacacacacacacaccagcaggcagcgagggccgggcgGGACACCGCTCGAGCAGCCCTGGCACCCTGCCCATCATAGGGGTGGCACAGGCATCGTCACGGTcgcgggtcgctccgacgcaacgccatccaggacccgaccgccaccatcagcagcggtggatcgctgcgaccccccccccctacgaCGTAGGGGTCTGACCCGGAGATGCCCCGCCTTTGCGGAGTCCCGTCATCAGGAAGAGCAGACAAGAAAGTTTGGCCTGAAGTAAAGAAGGCGTAGCGGTAGCTGCAAGCAAGGGAAAAGCCTCGCATGGTCGTACGAGACTCAGGCAttgaaagggagaagggaggggtgccTGAGGTAGCAGGACAAAGTTGCGGGgcatcagcacacacacgaacacgtACCCTCTCATCGCAGTAGTGAGCTCCCGCAATGCCGCCGCAtcaaggaggtgggggtgcaGCTTTCcgctccacccccacctcctctctcgccctcaagcgcgcagccgcagagacGAGAAGCCCCACATTCACCCTCCCCCATCTCTCACCCACGCAGCTTTGCTCATGGAGAGAGCACGACGCTTATCGCGCGTCGTGATGCCGTGTGCTCTACATGAATATGTTGAAGGCCCCGTGAGTTGCTCATTGGCCACACTCTGACTCACCCCGGAAACAGGAGTCTCGGTTCTTCGCCTCCTGTTCATCATTGTAGCGCGTGTCGTGTACAGGCGCGAGGGTAGCCCAAGACGGGGTTCAACTCACATACTGATCTCCCGCACACGCTGGCACCACAGACAATGCAGCGGTACTGCAGTGGATAGCCGCATCCGGCACAAGCGGGTGGCGGCGAAGGAAAGCTCATGGGGTGGGGGATTAACTGGGGCGCTGTATGGCGTCTCTTGACCAGAGCACGCAGTTTTTCCTCATAACTCTTCAGCGACGGCTTAGAGGCCTCCGTCATGCGCAAAACACAGCTGCCGCGTGCGATAAAGTGCGTGCAGTAAAACGCCTCAGCACGGCAACCgtacaccacctccacccggAAAGGtagctccagcagcgcggcgtTGGTGTGCGGCGAGGGGTCGGGCGTCGAAGATGGCAACCGCGTCGAGGCTGCCATGCCGCCCTTCGCTGCTGGACCAGAGGGGCCACGGCCAGGCAGCTTCACCCGCAGGAGATGCTCCACAAAGTTCAAAGAAAGGgtgtggaagagggagatggggTCCAGCAGGGTCTGGTTGAGGTATCCAACCAAAACAAACGGGACGCAGCTCCAGAATTGCGCGGCCTCCTTGGCGGTGATGGTCGCGGTGCACTGCGGAAGTGCGTGTACGTCCGGGTAGTGATCCTCCACGAGCTCCTCGTTCACGAAGAGCTTTATGCCAAACAGAAAATTGTCGGCAGGGCGGTCATACACAGTAGTTTCGCCACGCTCAAAGCGCATCGTGCTCCTGTACTTCGCCGAAGCCTCCGCTATCAAGCCAGGTGAAGCTGGCAACGACGGCGGAGGCTTCGGCGAAGACGAGGGCATCAGCGTTGATACTCGCTCACCCCCCTGCGCCggttgctgtcgctgcagtaTGGTGAACCCCTGCACACCTCGGCGCATGATGTCTGGTATCGGTGCTTGCTGCTTCCGCACTtgaaggaggtgcgcaaCACGGCCGCGCCACTGATGCTCGATGGCAAGCGGTGTGGCGTAGAGGTAGGCCATTCCGTAGAGAAGGTCTTTGCCCACCTCGCAGACGGTCAAGGTCTGCAGTTTCTGTCCAGGTAGCGCTAACAATTCCGACCCCTCGACCGGTACTGGACGAGATGAGAAAATTATCTTGCCGCGGTGGTCCCGATGGAAAGCAGATATTGGTACACCAGGTCGCTCGACAAACGGCTTAGCATACCAGCTGTTCGCTGGTACCGATGGAAGTGGTGAAGACATGGTGGGGCTCCAGGCTGCCGTGGACGCGGACTTCGAATTCAGCGGCGACACCTCTGGTGTGGTGGAATGCTGGCGCAACATCGGTCCCGGAGGCACTCCCAGCGTGGTGTTGACAAGCACAGCACTGGGAGAGACACCGGCGAGACGCGGGCGTGGCTGTGAATGCATCACGGAGGTCTTCGTAGGGGCCGGCGTCGGCACACTCAGTTGAGCGGATCTCGTCGGCTGCGGCATTGGTGTCGACGTGTATTACCAGTGAAAtaaagggggaagaggaagacgaagagggagagagtagACAAGCCCTGATGTGTGCCGCCTAATACTCTACCGTTGAGAGCAcacgaaacaaaaaggggaaagggaggggagttgAAGAAGTGTGCGCAGAAGCCTGACAGGGTGTCAGGCACGTTCCCCGCAGGGGGCAACTAAGGaataaaagagagaaggaataACCTCAGAAGATAAGCAGGATGCATTCCAATATATGTTCCCAACTCGTCCGAGCTGGAAGATGTTTCGCTTTCCATGGAAAAGCGTACCAGCCCGgtagccccccccccctcccaacTCGCGTTCTCCATAGCTCTAGCGCTGGCAACGCTATGTGTGAGAATTTTGTTATCTTCCAGTCATCATCAGGTAACACTACGCAGGAAGAGGTAGACCTAATTACCCCCTGGCCCTTCTTCCATAAACCAAGGTTCCCTGTCGTGGTGGATAAGCCATGGGGATGAGTGGGTGGGGAAAGAGCAAGCTCCCACCGTGACTTGGCACCTCAGGGTCTAAAAGGAGCTGAGAAACATGATGGACTGAGGAGCAGAGAAACGGTTGGTAAAGCCTGCCATCGAAGTAAGCGCAGAGGGTACATTAGCTCACTTCTCCCCATCATCCTACTGTTGTTCGACCATCCCTcactttttcttcgctctcgtTACAACCCtacgaggagaagagcaggaTGTCGTACAGCGCGGAGCAAGCGCAGAGGACCGCGTGGATAAAGAGACACTAGAGGAGAAACTGATGGAGCTGTGGTCTCTGCGCGAGCCAGCAAGGCTTTCGCTCTTATGCTGCCTTGCTTTACGCCTATACATGATGGaggtgcctgtgtgtgagGAAAATGAGAAGTCGGTAACCAGGACAGAAGGCGTACACGACGCATCAGCAGAAGAGCGCATTCAGAGAAGGAATAAACTGAACGAATTGAGGAGGCCGAGAAGTGCAGAGAGGGTAACTTACGAAgaacaggaagagaagagagtgtGGGTAATCACATGACCGTGTAGCACGGCGAAGTCACAATGACCATCTCCTGCATGCGGCCCTTTGAAGCTGTAGCGCACGtgagtaagagagagagagagagaaagagcggtGAGGCACGTGAAGTCACTTGAGGGGATAAATGACTGTTTTGCGCTGCTCATCAGCCACCATGCCTTCGCTCGCGAACTTCTCTAactcttctctgctgcgtATGCTTTGCCGTGTTGCTGATTTCAATTTAGTGTACATGTGCGCCATTGGGCGGTGCTGCCTATTGGATGAGTGGGCGCAACTGGGATTGCTGGTGAcgggaaggggagaaagagagagaaaccgaAAGAGCAAGGAGGCGGACAGAGACACGCAAGGAAGGGCATCTGGCGTGATATCTCAGAGGCACCTTCACCCTGTAGTGTATTCATCTCTCTGGGCGCGCTTGTGCTGCATGAGAAAGGAGCAGaaaacaagaggaaaaggccAACGTCGAGGGCGCATTCTCTCAGACACGCagggtgtgtggaggggggagagacacacgcccTCACATGCAGACAGCCTAGGAATACATGAatccacgcgcacacagagagagagagagatgtgtGCAGGCATAGAATACACCCCACAGTCAACTAGCCACTGTGACTCAGCAGATGTTGCAGAGTGAGTGCAgctgagaaaaaaaaagacgaaaaaaaacacgcacTGACGCGCCTGCCCGTGAAGGGAGACCGGATCGCACCCCCTCAGTGGGCAGAGAAAGGCAGATCGGCATCCTGCTGCATTCATGGTGAGTACATCTTCGAAACGCTCTGGAAGGtcgcggtgcgctgcagacgcCGACGGTAGCGCTCACGCTCTCCGTGCGTTTGCATGTCTTCGTACCGGTTTTCTCGGAAAGGAGGAGCGTAACCGTTTGGCTGGCCGCGACGGCACCGTGGCAGCCTTCGCTGCGGCCAGCCATCCAACCTTCTGCCCTCGCCCCTGTTGGCCTTGTTCTCTCCCCCGCCCTCCAGGGCAACCTTCTCGtagccgaggaggaggtgccggCTGTGGCTCAGGTGGATATCAGCGCGGACGAGTCGAAGCGGAAGCATGCGCCGCTCCTTTGCCAGGCGCATGTAGTGGTACATGCGGCGCTGTGGAAGATAGTGAAGGTACCGTGGACATACGTGTCCCGCGGAGACCCCATCGACATCCTGCGCGGCGTCGAGCTTGATCTGGTCCCGCTGCCGATACCACGACGCGAGGCATGCATGAGTGCCGGTCAACACAGCAGGGAGTGTTGCGCAGCCTGGGTTGCGAGATAGCGGCCCACGAGGCAGCACGTCTATTAGTACATTAGAGTCGGAGTAGTGCGGCAGCCAACCATGCACGCGGCCGACCTGACGATCAAGCAGGTAAATCAGCTTGTGCAGATGAATCATGCGCTGGCGCTCCAGTGGCCAAATGGCAGCCAAGGCACGCTTCATCAGACGCTGTTTGCGGTTGGCGAGACGCTCACGGTGCCTCGCTTCTGCGTCCTGCTGCTTTGTCTGCCACAACT from the Leishmania panamensis strain MHOM/PA/94/PSC-1 chromosome 28 sequence genome contains:
- a CDS encoding hypothetical protein (TriTrypDB/GeneDB-style sysID: LpmP.28.1810) gives rise to the protein MPQPTRSAQLSVPTPAPTKTSVMHSQPRPRLAGVSPSAVLVNTTLGVPPGPMLRQHSTTPEVSPLNSKSASTAAWSPTMSSPLPSVPANSWYAKPFVERPGVPISAFHRDHRGKIIFSSRPVPVEGSELLALPGQKLQTLTVCEVGKDLLYGMAYLYATPLAIEHQWRGRVAHLLQVRKQQAPIPDIMRRGVQGFTILQRQQPAQGGERVSTLMPSSSPKPPPSLPASPGLIAEASAKYRSTMRFERGETTVYDRPADNFLFGIKLFVNEELVEDHYPDVHALPQCTATITAKEAAQFWSCVPFVLVGYLNQTLLDPISLFHTLSLNFVEHLLRVKLPGRGPSGPAAKGGMAASTRLPSSTPDPSPHTNAALLELPFRVEVVYGCRAEAFYCTHFIARGSCVLRMTEASKPSLKSYEEKLRALVKRRHTAPQLIPHPMSFPSPPPACAGCGYPLQYRCIVCGASVCGRSVCELNPVLGYPRACTRHALQ
- a CDS encoding sulfate transporter-like protein (TriTrypDB/GeneDB-style sysID: LpmP.28.1800); the protein is MAHVTASEILARAGHEPSVKAREMWKTTVMKYVYRFVPVSRWCHILTPEIILSDGIAGFIVGVMIVPTCLSWSSLAGLPFSCGLIAALVASFSYGTFGQCASLSIGPVAEITTLLISIPGIPVAERQDTFQSLGLQVGILSMALSFVDCGTVIKTIFAKAVGDGYTCAAALLAISAQLKVIFNVVPEDKGCGNLINTLIALGSQGSSKSFYCFVIFMVYCTYLIQIKKARRLPLWIPHQLIVVVVSILLTWGFRLDQKLDLAIVRDIPAILSWPRFPPMDNLIGLGPYTLAITVISFVQMYVVAQRVMPNVDPNTELFAGGITNLLVNVMSGMPVSNSFSCSSVLIEQHVITPLTAYATGGVVLITILFLTRIGVFYYLPKQALAAIIISSVWRLVNFSGPVQLWRYSRKDAGVWVLTFLLTVLGGITIGVLSGIAFSLILVVLRIARPRAVSVGFNVQTFHYGDIRKDPELLVYPNILMWRFDAPLYFINIGYFKERLMAAIAAEVRPIDVVLVTCGKVVDIDAAALASLPIILEDTSKSDPTRPRRIILTDIHGRLEKVLLDSAALPIYVPEEYDGISIEQISTSGKFPVVFRKLEDAIAFGQRCISERYGNVDTAPYPNVAFLTDVVMQAARLPTGDDRVPPLLSLLEAADATSASGCGTAVAAAPRGLNASPIMVTAPSVAPPSPNQAEERRGKAARAEASVSSPHPRHTTITHSASSSEEAMNDEDDGDGGVPPQQQQDNLVRHLATLKKLSTYSPDRQLVGVLGVIRHGEVTPKQKKKLLFNDPTLLRLAFQGRDLRRTKRSVDELAEFFVAVERLLWELPTSAVSAAGSADILDASILGTACSLPSRISKATAESWARVLSIVRSRPDGLKVQIKARVTSVSGAASFDGSGQTSPQKYLHYSSSAWRRAGSGGTGSRYSSGSGSADDDSGEPTAGLLVVKWGGVLTKSGILQAHVMGEKLFARFYAAGDLPLRRLVQFTCQPLVTASDENRVVNTALVVANALTHASGVTVRRCDIVLNDNLTKTLGSVAKRLLREEHRYFESLLHIESAAAARHFFHIPGFRQLLSIPSLDRFRGWVGSEHDDNRGDGEESSNGMARRMSETMSHHSENREASGPSGLPPPSLRRRSERAGGRDNSRNFHGAQDTDFPHGSRVFSTSESPLQRPNYNVLRQEEFHTPYEVLQELKELMSILSTLEFPEYLAKAPLSNHETLQELQQRYEALLHNFEGAKRRIRSSYRRSENMRCPGGSRTPVTLEAKDGRAARPAVASAGLAEDPEQQILLEAIEETGGSSDEDGLRAQLVEDPELDLSVPLRRDPSEFHRTPIGTRLSFPPMFASSDGGACGAQCDQGGYGHSTLPAQQRTTSGRGNAGLTRPRPLNKAFGPTYASFKDGDGHGSNGFGVSGAAPRFDVSDVSKLRDYGSYDVAYNLPLVLQLHASVQEPAVAFQLRRFARTLQRFAEITEYMSRIGENVLVGVNSSKRFIIGSLVSDGLLRRLHNDFHDLATVDEERGVQELLLKAQAQYMAENGGVEQDVRHMIGLFSRLPCWSTKKRGVRASEHEGSAWRNDPWAQETAQEREFRLRVPFISLPKQEAWAHAAAADFAKCTRLYFTTYLHVEGVLQCLFESVTVEGFSRPSKEEMEATHQLYMRHLIFKIFRRRNVSYTDAEVTEAMRRLHLLFRSGVDYDEQQRELRRGLAAIYHAMYYVSMEVYLSLGDVDEAQTAIMEEFPLFSLHLTNSSEEGGNPQSATGTAASGGNGEDGEELAEAMAAASVHHSTSLLPPFAACSGTRCLSSGPASYSPAAAGGNSAEAFTGFARSPVYAQYLVAPSNTPEATAASVSDGGGSVALVVTSPASFSDTAAHPAAGSGAESDSGDNGPLNPVHRRGPSLSTFALAPPPQREPKGRSRPMTAASTNTKGSVKEATVLVTPEAGRRTAVIQGMKHRVSNVTPMRRIHEGLSLNDFVLLMKEVESAVRSQTASSSSAHETSR